In Cellulosilyticum sp. I15G10I2, a genomic segment contains:
- a CDS encoding ROK family transcriptional regulator, translated as MNIFDIKQSNRNRIYFYIREKGLATTKDIAYDLKLSLPTVTQNLDYLAKQGLISSEDKVVNKSGGRNPIAHSYVADVKVAIGLDIAKNHIISTIVDLNGDDIKHIYQKIEYKRNDGYLKLLGEAVERIIESAQLDRGKILGVGIAVPGIVNHEEDYVVDGRVIDNTGMTCEEFSKYIPYSTKLIHDSYASVFSESWMSSELHNAFYFRLCHSVGGSVLLNDNIYLGDGLYSGEVGHLNIIPNGKQCYCGQKGCLDAYCSAEVLENYADGDLDLFFERLEQGEERLIKVWDDYLNHLAIAVSDIRMLFGCKIILGGDVGVFMQDYMDVLYEKVSRRSPFGEDSRTFLTPFKKKKYSVATGAGLYFVDKFFNNM; from the coding sequence ATGAATATTTTTGACATTAAGCAAAGCAACCGTAACAGAATATATTTTTATATTCGTGAAAAAGGTTTGGCAACAACAAAAGATATTGCATACGATTTAAAGCTAAGTTTGCCTACGGTTACTCAGAATTTGGATTATTTAGCAAAACAGGGGCTGATAAGTTCAGAAGATAAAGTTGTTAATAAATCCGGTGGGAGAAATCCTATCGCTCATTCCTATGTTGCGGATGTAAAAGTTGCAATTGGGCTAGATATCGCAAAAAATCATATTATAAGTACTATTGTAGATTTGAACGGTGATGATATTAAGCATATTTATCAAAAGATAGAGTATAAGCGCAATGATGGCTATTTAAAGCTGCTCGGAGAGGCAGTAGAGAGAATTATTGAAAGTGCGCAATTAGACCGAGGCAAAATCTTGGGGGTAGGTATTGCTGTCCCTGGTATTGTTAATCATGAAGAAGATTATGTAGTAGATGGAAGAGTTATTGATAATACCGGAATGACGTGTGAAGAGTTTTCAAAGTATATTCCGTATTCCACAAAACTCATTCACGACTCGTATGCCTCTGTTTTTTCTGAGAGCTGGATGTCATCTGAACTGCACAATGCATTTTATTTTCGCTTATGCCATAGTGTAGGAGGGTCAGTGTTGCTGAATGATAATATCTATTTGGGGGATGGCTTATACAGTGGTGAGGTAGGCCATTTAAATATCATTCCGAATGGGAAGCAGTGCTATTGTGGGCAAAAAGGGTGTTTAGATGCCTATTGTAGTGCAGAGGTACTTGAAAACTATGCGGATGGCGACTTGGATTTGTTTTTTGAGCGGCTCGAGCAGGGAGAAGAAAGATTGATTAAGGTATGGGATGATTATTTGAATCACCTGGCTATTGCTGTAAGTGATATTAGAATGTTGTTTGGATGCAAAATTATTTTGGGTGGCGATGTAGGTGTTTTTATGCAAGACTATATGGATGTCCTATACGAGAAAGTAAGTCGCAGAAGCCCATTTGGTGAGGACTCAAGGACTTTTCTAACACCTTTCAAAAAGAAGAAGTATTCTGTTGCGACAGGAGCTGGGCTTTACTTTGTGGATAAATTCTTCAATAATATGTAA
- the araB gene encoding ribulokinase, translating into MKKYTLGIDYGTLSGRVVLVDVDNGEEICFSVVEYKHSIMDTYLPGSKVRLAPETALQHPADYLEVLKSGVAEVLRVSGISNEQIIGIGVDFTSCTVLPVDSDGTPLCFLDEFKDRPHAYVKLWKHHAAQYEADLFNEVTYKRGEDFIKRYGGRMSSEWVVPKAMQILHEDEEIYNRMAKFIEAGDWVVWQLIGEEKRSLCQAGYKAVWSKKDGYPSKAFFAALDPKMENFVDEKLSHEIYATTDCAGYLTREAASLTGLLEGTAVAVANVDAHVALPAVKITGPGKMLMIMGTSTCHIMMSEEEHFIPGVGGVVEDGVVPGYYAYEAGQACVGDHFDWFVNNCVPKAYFDEAKEKGMDVHQILVDKVKDQLPGESGLLALDWWNGNRSVLTDADLTGLLIGATLQTKPEEIYRALIEATAFGTKIIIEAFKEGGVPINELYAAGGISQKNAMMMQIYADVTNTEIRISSSKQAPALGAALFGAVAAGAAKGGYGSIEEASEKMSRLQDTVYIPNKENVARYNLLFKEYKILHDYFGRGENDVMKRLKELKNNAINEKK; encoded by the coding sequence ATGAAGAAATATACTTTAGGGATCGATTATGGGACCTTATCAGGTCGTGTAGTATTGGTCGATGTGGACAATGGAGAAGAAATATGTTTTTCTGTAGTTGAGTACAAACACAGCATTATGGATACGTATTTACCAGGAAGTAAAGTACGCTTAGCACCTGAAACAGCATTGCAGCACCCAGCAGATTATTTAGAAGTGCTTAAGAGCGGCGTTGCGGAAGTTCTTAGAGTTAGTGGTATCAGCAATGAACAAATTATTGGTATAGGGGTAGATTTCACATCTTGTACTGTTTTGCCTGTTGATAGCGATGGAACGCCTCTTTGCTTCTTAGATGAATTTAAAGACAGACCACATGCTTACGTTAAGTTATGGAAACATCACGCAGCTCAGTATGAAGCTGACTTATTCAATGAAGTGACCTACAAACGTGGAGAGGATTTTATAAAACGTTATGGCGGAAGAATGTCATCTGAGTGGGTTGTACCAAAAGCTATGCAGATCTTACATGAAGATGAAGAAATTTACAATAGAATGGCCAAATTTATAGAAGCTGGCGATTGGGTTGTTTGGCAGCTTATAGGCGAAGAAAAACGCAGCTTGTGTCAGGCAGGCTATAAAGCGGTATGGTCAAAGAAAGATGGTTATCCAAGTAAAGCATTCTTCGCGGCGCTGGATCCTAAGATGGAAAACTTCGTTGATGAAAAACTAAGTCATGAAATTTATGCAACAACTGACTGTGCTGGTTATTTGACACGTGAAGCAGCGTCTCTTACTGGACTGCTTGAAGGAACAGCTGTTGCGGTAGCAAACGTTGATGCACATGTGGCCCTTCCGGCAGTTAAGATAACAGGTCCTGGAAAGATGTTAATGATCATGGGAACAAGCACATGCCATATCATGATGAGTGAAGAAGAACATTTTATTCCTGGTGTTGGTGGTGTTGTAGAAGATGGTGTAGTGCCAGGTTACTATGCCTATGAAGCTGGCCAAGCTTGCGTAGGGGATCACTTTGACTGGTTTGTTAATAACTGTGTACCTAAGGCTTATTTCGATGAGGCCAAAGAAAAAGGTATGGATGTACATCAAATATTAGTGGATAAAGTTAAAGATCAATTACCAGGCGAAAGCGGCCTTCTGGCGCTTGACTGGTGGAATGGGAATAGAAGTGTCCTAACAGATGCTGATTTAACAGGTTTGTTGATTGGAGCAACGTTACAGACAAAACCTGAAGAAATTTATCGTGCTCTGATTGAAGCAACAGCTTTTGGAACAAAAATCATCATTGAAGCCTTTAAAGAAGGTGGCGTTCCAATTAATGAGCTTTACGCTGCAGGCGGGATCTCACAAAAAAATGCAATGATGATGCAGATCTATGCAGATGTAACGAATACTGAAATTCGCATATCATCATCCAAGCAAGCACCAGCTCTTGGCGCAGCATTGTTTGGTGCTGTTGCAGCTGGGGCAGCAAAAGGTGGCTATGGCAGCATCGAAGAAGCTTCTGAGAAGATGTCAAGACTTCAGGATACAGTCTATATACCAAACAAAGAAAACGTGGCAAGATACAATCTGCTTTTCAAAGAGTATAAAATACTTCATGATTACTTTGGTAGAGGCGAGAATGATGTCATGAAACGATTAAAAGAGCTTAAAAATAATGCTATAAATGAAAAAAAATAG
- a CDS encoding SDR family oxidoreductase yields MGIMERMRLDGKVSFVTGGARGIGKAIATAIAEAGSHVAIVDMDIEEATKTANEIVDTIGVKAIAIKADVTLQEDVDAMMATILDTFGKLDVAFCNAGICMNIPADEMTADQFRKVIDINLTGVFLTSQAAAKVMLKQGKGSIINTASMSGHIVNVPQPQCAYNASKAGVIQLTKSMAIEFAKKGVRVNSISPGYIGTDLVMEAPHLKALIAEWNGMAPMGRLGRPDELQAIAVYLAGDTSDFTTGSDFVIDGAFSCF; encoded by the coding sequence ATGGGAATTATGGAAAGAATGAGATTAGACGGTAAAGTATCATTTGTTACAGGCGGGGCAAGAGGGATTGGTAAAGCAATTGCTACAGCGATAGCAGAAGCTGGAAGTCATGTGGCTATCGTTGATATGGATATTGAAGAAGCAACAAAAACAGCTAATGAGATTGTTGATACAATTGGTGTTAAAGCCATTGCAATTAAGGCAGATGTTACACTCCAAGAAGATGTAGATGCAATGATGGCGACTATTTTAGATACTTTTGGTAAATTAGATGTAGCATTTTGTAATGCAGGTATATGTATGAATATTCCAGCTGATGAGATGACTGCTGATCAGTTTAGAAAAGTAATTGATATTAACTTAACAGGTGTATTTCTGACATCACAAGCTGCGGCTAAAGTAATGCTTAAACAAGGTAAAGGATCAATCATCAATACAGCATCTATGTCAGGACATATTGTTAATGTACCTCAGCCACAATGCGCTTACAACGCTTCAAAAGCAGGTGTTATTCAGCTTACAAAATCAATGGCAATTGAGTTTGCTAAAAAAGGTGTTCGCGTTAACAGCATCAGCCCAGGGTATATCGGTACTGACCTAGTTATGGAAGCACCACATCTTAAAGCACTCATTGCAGAGTGGAATGGTATGGCACCAATGGGCCGTTTAGGAAGACCTGATGAACTTCAGGCTATTGCAGTATACCTTGCAGGCGATACTAGTGATTTTACGACAGGATCAGATTTTGTGATCGACGGCGCTTTCAGTTGTTTCTAA